In Cyprinus carpio isolate SPL01 chromosome A14, ASM1834038v1, whole genome shotgun sequence, a single window of DNA contains:
- the LOC122134046 gene encoding clathrin light chain B-like isoform X1, translated as MADDFGFLASDNGVQEDPAAAFLAQQESEIAVIENDSAGFGAMEDGGPPPANTYTSFGGDFGEAPATALNGDMFPDTNGSTDSYSAIAQVDIQRQEPESLRKWREEQKARLEELDAASKAAEAVWREKARKELEDWHVHQSEQMEKNKANNRIADKTFYKQPNSDAIDIVVSEEAFLKECDDDSPGTEWEKVARLCDFNPKTSRQTKDVSRMRSVLISLKQTPLLR; from the exons ATGGCTGACGACTTTGGCTTTTTGGCCTCCGACAACGGAGTTCAAGAAGATCCGGCCGCGGCGTTTCTGGCCCAGCAGGAGAGTGAGATCGCCGTGATCGAGAACGACAGCGCCGGGTTCGGTGCGATGGAGGACGGTGGACCTCCGCCCGCGAACACGTACACGTCGTTTGGAG GTGACTTTGGAGAAGCACCAGCTACTGCTTTAAACGGAGATATGTTTCCA GACACCAATGGCTCAACTGACAGCTACTCAGCCATTGCCCAAGTCGACATACAGAGACAAGAACCTGAGAGCCTGCGGAAATGGAGAGAGGAACAAAAGGCTCGGCTTGAGGAATTAG ATGCAGCTTCTAAAGCAGCTGAGGCTGTGTGGAGGGAGAAGGCCCGGAAGGAACTAGAGGACTGGCATGTACACCAGAGTGAACAGATGGAGAAGAATAAAGCTAACAACAG GATCGCTGATAAGACTTTCTACAAACAGCCCAACTCTGATGCCATAGACATTGT AGTGTCAGAGGAGGCCTTCCTCAAGGAGTGCGATGATGACAGTCCTGGAACAGAATGGGAGAAAGTGGCCCGTCTATGCGACTTTAACCCCAAAACCAGCCGTCAGACTAAAGACGTGTCTCGGATGCGCTCCGTTCTTATTTCTCTAAAACAGACGCCTCTGCTTCGCTAA
- the LOC122134046 gene encoding clathrin light chain B-like isoform X2, producing MADDFGFLASDNGVQEDPAAAFLAQQESEIAVIENDSAGFGAMEDGGPPPANTYTSFGGDFGEAPATALNGDMFPDTNGSTDSYSAIAQVDIQRQEPESLRKWREEQKARLEELDAASKAAEAVWREKARKELEDWHVHQSEQMEKNKANNRVSEEAFLKECDDDSPGTEWEKVARLCDFNPKTSRQTKDVSRMRSVLISLKQTPLLR from the exons ATGGCTGACGACTTTGGCTTTTTGGCCTCCGACAACGGAGTTCAAGAAGATCCGGCCGCGGCGTTTCTGGCCCAGCAGGAGAGTGAGATCGCCGTGATCGAGAACGACAGCGCCGGGTTCGGTGCGATGGAGGACGGTGGACCTCCGCCCGCGAACACGTACACGTCGTTTGGAG GTGACTTTGGAGAAGCACCAGCTACTGCTTTAAACGGAGATATGTTTCCA GACACCAATGGCTCAACTGACAGCTACTCAGCCATTGCCCAAGTCGACATACAGAGACAAGAACCTGAGAGCCTGCGGAAATGGAGAGAGGAACAAAAGGCTCGGCTTGAGGAATTAG ATGCAGCTTCTAAAGCAGCTGAGGCTGTGTGGAGGGAGAAGGCCCGGAAGGAACTAGAGGACTGGCATGTACACCAGAGTGAACAGATGGAGAAGAATAAAGCTAACAACAG AGTGTCAGAGGAGGCCTTCCTCAAGGAGTGCGATGATGACAGTCCTGGAACAGAATGGGAGAAAGTGGCCCGTCTATGCGACTTTAACCCCAAAACCAGCCGTCAGACTAAAGACGTGTCTCGGATGCGCTCCGTTCTTATTTCTCTAAAACAGACGCCTCTGCTTCGCTAA